From the genome of Pelosinus fermentans DSM 17108:
CTCTTCCATTTACAAAAAAGGCCGCTTACTTTAACTGCTAAATTTGCTTTGGGCTTTGTTGATCTGCTGAGCAGTTGCATTTTCCACATTGTAAAAGCCTTTTTGCTGCATCACATCAAAAATTTGTTTTTGCTGACTATATACATCCCCAAGAACATTCATGTAATCCTTGCGAAGCTGTTCATTGGCAGCTTCCAGAATGTATGAATTAATTGATTCTGCAAGATGTTTGCTTTCATTTAACGCCAATTGCAGTATGTCCTGATCGGCAAACTGGCTGCCTTGTCCATTCAGTCCTTGCTGTTGTTGGTTCTGTTGACCTGCTTGTGCCACAATATCACCCCTATTCTTTATTGTAATGTTTGACTCACATTCAAATGCTTACTTAGATTTTGAAAATGCTGTTGATTTTTTTGTGCCATTTGTTGAAAAAGCTGCTTTGTTTCCTTGCATTGAATGGTGCTGGCAAAGTGGTTTAGGCATTGCACTGAATTCTGCTCCATTCCTAGGAAATCTTCCAATTGCATTACTTCTTTGGATGATAACATGACCATCCCTCCTTTCTCCTATGTAAAATAAGTTGGCTATCGGCGAAATGTATAATTACACCTCACCCTCGCTGACTATAGCATGCACCATAAAAATACCAACTATACCAAAAAAATAGTCTGACAGAAAAAGATGCCGGCAGCTCTTTCTATCAGACCATAGCAGTATTCTATTATTTTAATCCTAATATATCTTTGATCTCTCTAACTCGACTTTTGCTAATTGGTATTTCAACATCGCCTTCAACTTTTAACCAATAGGTTCCCTTAAACCAAGGCACTACCTCTTTTACCTTATCCATGTTTACAATATAACTCTTATGCACACGCACCAGATTGGTCTGGGCCAAACGTTCCTCTAATTCCGTTAAAGTACTTGTATAACTAAATTCACCATAAATTGTAACTACTGTAACAATACCTTTTTGGGTATACACATAAATCAGGTCATTATAGTGCACCATAATAATTTTACCATTTTTTTCTAGGGGAAGTTTTTGTACAACAATTTTGGATTTATTTAATGCCGCATCCACGCGGCCAACCGCAGCCCGCCATTCGTCACCATGATAATTTTTCAGACGCTGGATTGTCATATGTACACGTTCTCTTTCAAAAGGCTTTAAAAGATAATCTACTGCGCCAACTGTAAAAGCCTGGACAGCATATTCATCATAGGCAGTGGCAAATACCAGTAAGGTTTCCGGAACGATTGTACGAAGTATTGCCGCAGTTTCTAAACCATTCATGCCCCGCATTTGTACATCCATAAAAATAACATTCGCCTTTAATTGAGCTGCTAATCCAATCGCTGCCGCCCCACTATCCGCTTCTCCTACAATTTCCACTTCATTTTCCAAGGACAATAAATACTTTAGCTCATCACGCG
Proteins encoded in this window:
- a CDS encoding spore coat protein; this encodes MAQAGQQNQQQQGLNGQGSQFADQDILQLALNESKHLAESINSYILEAANEQLRKDYMNVLGDVYSQQKQIFDVMQQKGFYNVENATAQQINKAQSKFSS
- a CDS encoding LytR/AlgR family response regulator transcription factor, yielding MLSILIVDDESPARDELKYLLSLENEVEIVGEADSGAAAIGLAAQLKANVIFMDVQMRGMNGLETAAILRTIVPETLLVFATAYDEYAVQAFTVGAVDYLLKPFERERVHMTIQRLKNYHGDEWRAAVGRVDAALNKSKIVVQKLPLEKNGKIIMVHYNDLIYVYTQKGIVTVVTIYGEFSYTSTLTELEERLAQTNLVRVHKSYIVNMDKVKEVVPWFKGTYWLKVEGDVEIPISKSRVREIKDILGLK